The genomic stretch aaattaaagcttttttaaggtaaattcaatttattttattttattttgaatttattttcccaagtttattttattgaaaataaaataaatatttgatttgaaaaatcattttatgagtatatttgatttgaaaagtcatttattttaaggtgtaattgatttgaaaaatcgatttgaaaatcgaaaagaactcgttttgaacatgtgtttttgagctcgattttagctcggtttttgagcccgttttctttatgaattggcacgaatctcgagtacactaaccaacctgagtctctacccatccacccctgttcgaacccccttaaccacggcccaaatcccatcccaaatccCCCACAAACAGCCATGCAACAAAAGgggccccctgttttgcagctcaatcccgagtcaaaaacccgctccaaacaccaccaaaacccgtgcccattaaccctaaaccataccctaatatcctacccatattaccttaccttaatcaccaagaaaaacccccaaacgaaccctagaaaactccccaaaagctgctggacagcagctatgctcagggaGCCCGTATGCCTCTCCCCCCtctttaccctactttaactcattataaataccaccccttcaccatacattcattcctctaagttctccccacatcctaccatcactcacaagctttaaacctcagaaacaaaccctaattgcctctcaaaaacccttcacaaaaccgacatacaaactgaaactgtttgtgtgtcctcctcgaaaaacaattcgttcctccctcaaacctccatcaaaactcgattttcttgttcctaattaaccacataacatccatctacacattagacaaagatttacgagccaaattgcccttgagagtacacgaaatccctcgaaaaacagagtgttatacactgttTTTGTGGTTTGTTCTGTCTGtcattctgtttgtgctcgtttttcgtgcccaataactcaaaacgagcaggggttgctttaagatctatGTTCTACTCTCTtcctagttttcaaaacatcttttaaatcgaattttcatcgtgaaacgagggagaaatcgctgtttgaaagttgctgtccagattcgataaaaacgcgtgtttgctttgtttcttcgtcgacgacggcctctcgagataaaatctaccatcgattacgacccaagacggtgtcaacgatacatgtaggttgagggtgcatcaaatcctcctctttctccttttttttatttcgtttttatgtttgttcttttatagtttgttttgttcgtttatcgctttttatttatcgtttaaattaactatgaaactagtttagtccgagtatgagttaaagtaccaccatgaacacccgctttgacttgagatgggaaaagaaaccgctacatcagtcggtcgtacacccccgtctcatttacatatcctcgtgttcaaggtagggcataaataaaacgaatttctaacttcgctcctcgtttgtgaccctttgtttgtctcggccaattcgacccaccttaggatcgtttacatgttagtatgacctctgattgttaacatataattcgtttagatgacattagatcaattcaataacctaattagacactttagggtgcttcgacatagcttttaaaatcaatcgacaattctgtaacttaatgaacgcatctctctctttcacataatttctcgctagtataagagtgcgtgattagcaccttcttattaacactcgatgagttaaattaattagcgaacttgacctaatttgaccccttttgagccgtgtagaatacacaattgcaagacctcttttcaatcgatcaacgtcgtttctaacttgttttctaattcgttcctaacccgtttcgcaatcatcgatctaacctaatgaatctaacctaagaattaggatatgctagatcgtgtgggctgtgtttggccgtgtccttgtagtcccttttctcgtttttttctcatctttatctcgttatttcgtatcttgtaattactttgtttatcgagtcgtgtttgttagtttagttgtaattttcaagttagttttcttttatcgagtcaaaacctctttcaaaaaccttagtcttgtttggttagatggttgtgccccaatgcttgtaaaagcgtagtaaatcgcatgttgtttaaagcaacatggcccgatttatgctaatgcatgctttggtgtgcggccctatgtctaattcgatgagattgagcaaaagcacacatcacgaggagtgacccaaggccgtgagtcatgtaagccgtgggccacccctcttgtgcacgcttttctaggccgattggccgtgtgtgttgtcgtgtatagtgttgtatgtagcaattgtatttagatcgagttgtatctttaatttattgttgtgtcggcatgaaatgcctggtttgtaataggtagatcccaatggctcccccattcccccttaagccttgtttgctttcgtttatatgctgcttagatcaatcaacccacatgctaaattacaactttgacaaagttagtttagttgcatctaaatcgacatagaaacttcacatgttagggttttaaaacaatgtttgcatttcatatatcgtagtagctatgaccttgtttgaaatccatacttgacttagtagaggccgttattgacgggcggggttgggtgtccttataggcttcccaacacgtaccctcaccccttactcaagatctatggtttgtggatccgtctaaataccattggattacgagagtcattcaaatcgagtgatatatggtacaagtctttatctttaatcactcgtagtcgattggctttatgcttttcgatgaaaggtgtaaagttgacttgaacggttccaagttcccaaaaaacttggtggcgactctaatatgtcttaattcgattcgaaagaacctcgagtcgattatccctggtgtggatcccgcggacgcagttcccgagggccttgtccacatcaTCAATGAGCTCATCAACTACAGGTATTGGAAATTTGTCCTTAAGAGTCCTCTTATTAAGTTCTCTATAATCAATGCATAGCCTCCATGATCCATCCTTCTTGCCAACCAACACTACAGGGGAAGCAAAAGGACTACTACTGTTTTGTATTATGCCATTGTCCAACATTTCCCCAACCAACTTTTCAATCACATCCCTTTGCTTCAAAGGGTATCTGTAGGGTCGAATACTCACTGGGGAGGCTCCTGAAATTAATGGAATTCTATGGTCAAACACTCCCCTGGAAGGTGGTAAGGATTTAGGTTCCTTAAAACCCCCCTTGTATTTGTCCAATAACTCTTGCAGCCCTGCTCTAGACTGCCCTGGTTGAGGTTGCTGAGTTGAACTCACAGTCATACTACACAATTCCATTGATTCACCAGTGTCTGGGGTAACTAGTTGTAAGAAATACAGTTGAGAAGCTTGTGTAACAGCAACTTCTTGTGAAATTTCCCCTTTCTGCACCTTAATTTGATGAGCAGGTATACCCTGAAGTTTAACCCACACATCCTGCCACTGGAATTCCATTACCAACCTCTTAAAATCCCATTTGACAGGCCCTAATGTGTTTAACCATTGTATGCCCAATACCATATCACAGTTGCCCAATGGAATCAACATTACATCATTGGTGAATGTATGTCCATGAAGCATCCAAGAAAATTTTTTGCAAACATATTGGCAAGCTAAATGGTTCCCATCAGCCACTGCCACAGCTTGGGGAGGTATCTTCTCAAGTGAACACCCTAATTTTTTGGCCAGAGATAAATCCATGAAGTTGTGTGTGCTCCCTGAGTCCACCAGTATGTGTAAGGGCTTCTGTCTATGGGTTCCCACCACTCTCATGGTATGAAACCCTTGACTTCCAGATAATGCATTAACTAAAATACATGGCTCCATTATAATGTTGTCATCCTGAATAACTTCTTCATCTACTAGGGTATATATGTTCTAGGGTTATATTTACTACCTTCACCAGAGACAGTAGTTTTCTGGGTATGACTCTCTGCATTACTGAGGGTAGAATTCTGATAGGGTTTCTGAAACCCAGAAAACCTTGCAGTAGCAGAAATGGTGTCTTCCTGCAACCTTGCATATTCAATGGCTTCTGCTATAGTCTGGGGTTTAAAAGCTTTCACAAAAGACTTTAAGGTTGGTTTCAAGCCACCCACAAAGCAATCCAAAAAATAATCAGGGGGTAATCTTGGATTCTTTTGTAATAACAACCCTTTTAATGCCTCAAACTCATCCACATACTTCTCAACAGTCCCTACTTGTTGCAGGCGATTAAATTTCTCAACAACATTATGGTTCATTTCATCTCTAAATCTAGCCATCAAGTCAACTATAAACTCATCCCATACGACTCCTTTATTGATAGCAAGATAACTAATGACCCAAGTCTCAGCCTTCCCTACCATGTTCAATGCAGCCAAATCCACTTTAAGGTCATCATGTATACGACAAAGTGAAAAATAGCGAGCACATTTCTTAATCCACATAGAAGAATTGGAACCATCAAAAACGGGAAACTCAAGTTTAGGAGTATACCCTAAAGGTCTGGGAGTGCTGACTTCAGAATGTGGGTGTCTTTCAGTAGAAGGAGGTGGTCTTTCCTGCAAAGTAGTCTGAATACCTTGCATCATCAGCATCATTTGGGAAATCTGTGTCTCCAATTTCTGCGTATGCTGTGATTGAGCTGCCAATTGAGATTGTAAACCCTTGATTTGTTCATCCATGGCTGTCTTCTTTGTTCTTGTTTTGGGCGCCAGGATCGTAAAAAGCTGATACCAATGTTGCAGCACACAAGATGGAGTActgcaattcaacaaacaccttcaaTGGAGCCGAGCTCAAccttgaagatgatgaagaacccTAGATAGAACAGTAGAGAGAGATTGTAGAGAGATATAAAGTGTAAACTGAATTGTGTATATTTGATTATCTGAATGAATTGTTTGTTACAGTTTTCTGGTATTTATAACAAACTGCCACTAATGACAACTAACTGCCAGCTCATTGACACTAACAAACTACTAACCGACTTACAATATTGACAGCTAACAAACTCCTAACCGACATAACAACTCCACAACTGATTCTTATAACCAGCTTCTTGATCCTACAACATTGTCGTCGCCCGTCGGTGACATACTTGATATACTCCTACATTATGGTTATATGTATTGTACTTCTACTTTGTAGAACTTTTATGGGCATTTGTTACTTTAACATTTTGTTATTTTTATAGTACTCCGTAAAATTTATCATTAATGTATTGAAAACCATTTTTGTTAACTCATAAATTATGTCTCATTATCCTGTATTGATTATTTTCCTGGTTGGAATTCAAACACTTGACGAATTTACTTCTTCACTAAAAGGTTGATGTGAGAACAGGATTATTTAACTCAAGTAATAAGAGTTTTCTTACTCAAATCATGAAGTTGAGGGTTTGACTCTCACCTGCGATATAAGTGCGATTATttgaacaaaaataaataaattaagagGGCGTTTGGTTCACATAAAGGTATCGGTATGGAATCGTGAATCAAACCAGGGTGGTATGAGTTTAGCACTCGATTTGTGATACCTTTGTGTTTGGTTCAATGCAGAAATGAGGAATCAAATATTTTTATATGTCTATTTTATTGAATTTGtactatttatttatatattaattttcTCCTTTAAATTTTCGTATAGTTAGTTAAAACTTGTATacaattttttatatattttaattttttttcaacaTCTTAACAGTTCTATTCTTAAATGTATTAAAAAAGTTAAAGAGAAAATATTGTATTTTTCACGGAAAAATAaaagatcttagatgaaaaaTTAATTATATGGATATTTCTacttttgtgagagaaaatagaTTTTGTTTTCACtatgtttttttttaattctctTCATTAATTTGATACAaagggtatcaatctcatactcaTAGGGCCACTTATGAGGAATCAATACCTCTTGAAGTCATGAGTTTGAGGTATGATATCAAATTGCAAAATTTGGTAGAATAAACAAAATGTATGAGTTTAGCAGCTCGTTCCAAATCTATGCCTTATACCTTGAAATCTAGAATAAGTGAACCAAACGCCCATTATGGAGCGTTTGGTTCGCGCATGGGTATGTATTTGGAATCATGAATCATACCCGGGTGGTCTGGGTTTAGAACTTGATttctcataccttgtgtttgtttcaattttcGGTGGAATGGGGTTGGACTTCATCAAAGTTCAAAAACtctaaaatacaacattaaaaataattatttttgatattgaaaaatcatgaaaataaagatttgatcaaataaatgtaaaaaaaattaatttaaaatgttCGATAAAAGTTTTTTTTTCATGGTTTTAGGTTTTATTATTTGTTACTCATGGATATCAATCTCATACTCTCGCCCAAAccattgtggacagcgggggcccacgggggcgcttgggagagaagaggaacaagcgtttgcatttttgtatggagtcgccaccaatttttatgggaaattggaaccgttcgaatacctcatgtcatgtcaagacacaaagtagtgacatgaacactaagcaatcgttacccttagcattctatgtctagaatgactctcgtggatgccaatgaacacgggtgttcacagatatctggagtaaggggtgagggtacgtattaggaagctcttttgatcgaacacctaatcccgcccgcctcgatagcggcctctactaatgattagggaagttattcgtactcgatatatcgtcggctatatgcatgcaatgcaacatccaagttttaatcctagcatgtgaagattagactaagtcggttaacacgcaatttagcatacaattaatgtcgaagtaggatttaatgctcaattacatgtgaaaacatacaattgatacaaaatacaatgataaatataataaacaaaattacaataatgaaaattacaataattacatcgggttaattgatttatgtcgaaaatacctttaaaacggataatttgagaaaaaagagtaaaagaaagaattaacggacagatcagaaggtgataatacgattaatagttaattatacgtaaactaaataactaagtcaaggcaaaaacggagttcagggacagaattcaacccggaacaggcgcagcagagctgcgtcttttggaataagcgcagcagacgctgcgtctgttcctgacctgaattctggctgtgaagccggaattgcgtgttgttaatactcgttggtgaatttaatgattgattaaattgtttactcggatgaaagtgattaataggttatttacatgtgattaatgggccACAAAACAATAAAACACGGACGAGACGGATTTAAGACGGATTAaatacatgaatgaacgattgattagtgacatgggtgaatgaaatagattaattataacgaattaatgacaaatataCGATGACAAATAatagatgcaaatatatcaatgatgaattccagagactcaatatcgatgaattgaatctctacaacccggattgaatttaatgacgaaaacccgcaaatattgattataagggatttaagtcggatttaatgatgaattatgcgtactaatgatgatgattaatgacATACATGTGAAATTTATGTGCTATTACggcgaagaattaaagaacaaacgaaaacaaatagacacgacgaattgcagaggacgaacgaagaagaaaggaagaaggaactgcggcagcctcacgaagaggcgcagcaggtgtatctgcgctccttcaagagcgcgagcgattctttgcgtcctttctcgacggttatatctttggaaatccgtaaaagaggttttaaagcatggttttagaaatcggttttaatgatattttcgacataaaccttacaattgatgatacaataattaaaatacaataaataaaagagagattatacaccctcagacttacatgttgacgaaacgagaaggactaagatatcgattagtgatgctcgacgcgaatgcaaagaaagtgccctcgtaagaggaaaacgattagattaagttgattgatgtgtagttggtcaaattggtcggtcatgcaaacgaggctggtactcagaaggatccgagcttacgtggtcgaatgttcaagcacgtagacgccaaaaagtaagaacaaaggtctagaatgcaaagggagaagagaagggcggacactcgcgtgagaaatatgaggagcgaaggctcctatttatactaagcacgtgaaggaattagagtttcggagactctttggaagtgaatctcggaaagatatgaaaaagatacgagaattaCGCAGAATAGGAAGCGGGAAGAGCGCGCAGaacatctgcgtctcttggaagaggcgcaaagactgctgcgtctgttcccaagtggtttccttctgcggaagaaagatttccatgtttaagttatggtaggacggaataatttggttttccttaatatcttatgtgaatattacgggaaattgtttaccaaaagataaaaattatgaaatatggaatagaaatatccggaacattcgaacattcgactcgggatttaacggttatcgagaaaatggagacggttttaggccggactccaaatgtactctaattcttgtcaaaacgatcgtatcggcacgtagatgacaactaagaggtagacattaatatttgagcaatcacttgacgataatcttatgaactgtcacaaatcgttccgcgtagcaaacatgcggcccaatcatcaccgggtggtttgcgagaggtgcgagaaatgaggtatctctgagccccactttgaccgaggcttggacaaggcgaaagtcaaagtatagccatcagttcaatcgaagattacaacctgatgactatggcgacgcgaggcggctcaaggggtccgagccaaggactgtcgtcgtcgggaacattttagagtttgtcgactatcgggagggtcgtttaaagtccgttagactacgtaaggaggctcgcttgaccataagaagagaccataccgatacttcttctcgagatgcttccggaggtacaTGGGAGCTATTGAGCGAAGATCGGGCGTAAGgactaaataaggtgagtagcagggACAAAGGGAACCGCTGAAAGAAggtgcttgggtagtcttcgggaaatacgtagatagcaggacacaggcgggaactgctgaggagaaatctgcttaggtagatgttaatcttcatatcttgagagggacagtacgtccgcttactctcgttggggataTGATTGGGAATTAGTCCCCatgtcgtgagagggaaagtgtatctgcttactctcgttataatgatggcgtgtcgaattctgtgagggaataaatgctcgttgcgacaagcaaaggtctCGAAAGGAATAAATAATAcgcaacagtctgctgctggcttgaaaatgcgggccggaatgaaagaaaatcatcgaacggaccaaaaggataaaatagcatcagggaagaggcgcaccaaagatgggcccacaaataacgaattcataacgaatttttgaaaatccatatggagggaacacaaggaagaggtgcagcaagagctgcgtctcttggaagaggcgcagcgcctgctgcgtctattccccaaagtatactttctgcgtaaaaacgcaaTAATCAGaagttcatttcattatttcgaaatacaaattctccaatttctctctcaaaaatcaatcatttcc from Silene latifolia isolate original U9 population chromosome 2, ASM4854445v1, whole genome shotgun sequence encodes the following:
- the LOC141641737 gene encoding uncharacterized protein LOC141641737 — encoded protein: MDEQIKGLQSQLAAQSQHTQKLETQISQMMLMMQGIQTTLQERPPPSTERHPHSEVSTPRPLGYTPKLEFPVFDGSNSSMWIKKCARYFSLCRIHDDLKVDLAALNMVGKAETWVISYLAINKGVVWDEFIVDLMARFRDEMNHNVVEKFNRLQQVGTVEKYVDEFEALKGLLLQKNPRLPPDYFLDCFVGGLKPTLKSFVKAFKPQTIAEAIEYARLQEDTISATARFSGFQKPYQNSTLSNAESHTQKTTVSGEVNALSGSQGFHTMRVVGTHRQKPLHILVDSGSTHNFMDLSLAKKLGCSLEKIPPQAVAVADGNHLACQYVCKKFSWMLHGHTFTNDVMLIPLGNCDMVLGIQWLNTLGPVKWDFKRLVMEFQWQDVWVKLQGIPAHQIKVQKGEISQEVAVTQASQLYFLQLVTPDTGESMELCSMTVSSTQQPQPGQSRAGLQELLDKYKGGFKEPKSLPPSRGVFDHRIPLISGASPVSIRPYRYPLKQRDVIEKLVGEMLDNGIIQNSSSPFASPVVLVGKKDGSWRLCIDYRELNKRTLKDKFPIPVVDELIDDVDKLRMSKYDVYKTAFKTHEGHYEFLVMPFGLTNASASFQGWMNSVFKRLLRK